The Lipingzhangella halophila genome segment CATCAGCTCGGGGAACGCCTCGGGCGTGCAGGCGAACGCGGGGACGCCCAGCGCCGCCAGCGCCGCGGCGTTCTGCCGGTCATAGGAGGGAGCGCCCTCGTCGGAGAGCGCGAGCAGCACCACCACCTGCGCGCCCGACGCGGTCAGCGCGGCCACCCGCTGCAGCATCTCCGCACGGATACCGCCCTCGTAGAGGTCGCTGATGAGCACGAAGACCGATTCGGACGGCCGGGTGATGAGCCCCTGGCAGTAGGCGATCGCGCGGTTGATGTCCGTTCCGCCGCCAAGCTGGGTGCCGAACAGCACCTCCACCGGGTCGGTCAGCTCCTCGGTCATGTCCACCACCGAGGTGTCGAACACCACCAGTGAGGTGCGCAGTGTCCGCATCGACGCGAGCACCGCGGCGAACACGCTGGAGTACACCACGGAGGACGCCATGGACCCGCTCTGGTCGATCGCCAGCACAACATGTCGCTGCACGCCCTGGCTGCGCCGCCCGTACCCGACCAGGGTCTCCGGCACGATGGTGCGGTGCTCCGGCAGGTAGTTCGCCAGGTTGCGCCGAATCGTGCGGTTCCAGTCGATGTCGGCGACCCGGCGCGGCCGGTGCGTGCGCGACGAGCGGTCCAGCGCGCCCTGGACCACCGAACGGGTCTTGTCGCGCAACCGGTTCTCCAGGTCCTGCACGACCCGGCGCACCACACCGCGCGCGGACTCCCGGGCCTCCTGCGGCATGACCCTGTTCAGCGAGAGCAGCGTGCCCACGAGGTGCACGTCGGGCTCGACCGACTCCAGCATCTCGGGTTCCAGGAGCAACTGGCGCAGACCGAGCCGCTCCATCGCGTCCGTCTGCATCACCCGTACAACGGGGGAAGGGAAATAGGTGCGGATATCGCCGAGCCACCGCGCGACCTTCGGTGCGGAGGAGCCCAGCCCCGCCGTGCGGTCGTTGCCGGACCGGCCCTCACCGCCGTCCTTGCGGTCGTACAGCGCGCCCAGCGCCTCGTCCATTCGGGCATCGGTGTCGCTCAGGCCCGCGCTCGCGCTTGCGCCCTGCTGAGCGGCGGCGCCACCGAGCACCAGCCGCCAGCGCCGCAGGCGTTCGTCGGGTTCGGATGCCGTGCCGGTGTCTGCGGGGGACTCGGCCGTCGTCATCGTGGCTACCTCGGTTCAGCGTTGTGGTGTGCTGGTTCTGGAGTGGCGCCGGCACGTCCGGGAAGCACCGCTCACCCACCGATAACCGCGGCCACGGTGGCAACCGCCGGGGCCGCCCGCTGCGTGTCTAGTTGCGGACCGGTGCTCGCGTGCTGGTCCCCATTGGCCCGCGCTACGCGGGGCCGGGCCACCGACTCGCCGATGGCGCGCCGCTCGGGGGCGGCGAAACCGCCGAAGGTCCGCCGCAGCAGCGGGAGGACGCTGGTGAACGCGTCGGTGGACAGCTCGGCGAGCCAGGTGTCGATCACGGCGAGCAGCTCGTGGTCGTGGACCAGGATCAGACCGCTCCCCGAGAGGAACCCCTCCAGCCAGGCGGCGGCGTGCGCGGGATCACCGGCACGCGAGACGGTCAGTCCCAGGCGGCGCCGCACGGTGGCGGAGTCGAGCCGCCCGGAGTCGTGCAGGATGCGGTGCGCCCGCCCGGCCACCAGCCCCGGGGCCGCCTCTCGGGTGGCCAGGGCGTCCAGAGCGTCCAGCCACCGCCGTTCCGCGTCCGCGCCCAGCAGGGGCGAGGCGGTGTGCACGGCGTCCACCAGACCGACCATGGTCTCGGCCGCATCGTCGTCCAGGTTGACGACGGCCGGCGCGAGCCCGGCGCACACCCGGCGCAGCAGCTCATCAGCCACCTTGTGCAGCGCAGCCGCGTCGGTTCCGCGCACGTCGCCGTAGCGCGACGACCGTGCCAGCGGCGGCAGCGCCCCCATCAGGTGGGTGACGTCGCGATCGACCGCGGCGCGCCGCGCCACGGCGTCGAGGACCTCGGGCAGGGCGTCGGTGAGCTCGGCCAGCAGGCAACGCTCGGTGAGGTCGGTGAGCCCGGGCAGCTCCGCCGAGTCGGCGATGTCGTGCGCCTTGGCGGTGGCGGCCCCGACCAAGGTGGTCCCCCACCGGCTCGCCTCGATGAGAGAGACGTCGAGTTCCGGGGACCACTGGACCGTCCACGACTCCCGGAACGTGCCGCGCGATCGCACCTGGTCGCGCGCCGGAACTCCCCACTCGACCCCGATCAGCCGCAGCCGGTGCAGCAGGACGCTGCGCCCGCGCTGCCGCTCCTTGCGCAGGTCGAGCGTTACCTGCTTGCTCAGCGCCTCGGGTTTGAACTGCAGCGCGCGCTGTGTGGCGGCGAGATCGCGCTGCAGCGGAACCATGGGCGTGTCCTCGGGCACCGAGCCGAGCCGCTCGCCCACCACCATGCGCTGGTGGACCAGCCGGGCGCGCGCCTCCTCGCCCTCGCACAGCACCGCGCTGGTGGCCTCGGCGACCTCGGACAGTCCGGCCAGCGGCCGGCCCCGCACGGTCGCCAGGGTCTCGGCCAGCCGCACTGCTTCGATGACATGCGCCGAGGAGACCGGCTGGTCCTCCTCGCGCAGCACCCGCGCCGCGTCGGTGAGCCAGCGGTGGATCGGCCGGTCGGACGCGGTGAACAGGTGGTGGTACCAGCCGGGCGCGGTCACGCCCGCCCCGTAGCCGCTGGCGGAGGCCAGCCGGCCGTGCGTCCAGGGGACCCACGTTGCCGTTGTCTTCACCTTGGGCAGGCCGCGCAGCAGGGCCCTGTCTGCGGTGGCCGTTGTCGCCTGCAGGTCACTGAGCGCCGGAGCGTGCCACGCCCCGCACACCACGGCCAGCCGCTCGCACCCCTCCTTGAGCGCGGCGCGCATGGTTTGGCGCATGTGCGCCTCGCGGCGCGCCTCGCGTTCGTCGGGTTCGGGCGCCAGCTCGGCGCGCACGGCGGTCATGGCCTCGGTGATCGCGGAGAAGGGTGCGGGCTCGCTGTCGCCGCGCTGCTCGATGACGTCGTCCCACCACCGTTCGGCGTCGTCGTAGCCGGCGGCCTCGGCCAGCACGCCGAGCGGGTCGAGCCGGGCGCGCCTTTTCGCGTCGTTCTCGGCGCCACCGGGGTCGTCCGGGCTGTCCGGCTCGCCGGGCGCGCCCGTGTCGTCGCCGTCAGCGTCGGTGGTGCGCTTGCCGTCCTTGTCGTGCCGCTCGGCCAGGGTGACGCTGGCCGGGAGGTCGCAGAACCGCACTGGAACGCCGTGGTCGTTGGCGTAGCGCAGCGCCTGCCACTCGGGGGAGAACACCGCGAACGGCCAGAACGCGGACTTCGCCGGTTCGTCGGGCTGGTACGCGAGCAGCGCCACTGGCGGCTCCGTGCCGCCCACCAGGCCGGTGAGGGAGTCGGCCTCGGGTGGACCCTCGATCAGGACGGTGTCGGGCTTGAGTTCCTCCAGGGCGGCGCGCACCGCGCGGGCCGAGCCCGGCCCGTGGTGGCGGATCCCCAGGATGTGGACACTCCCGGAGGCCGCCCGCGTTGTGGTGCCCGCCATCAGGCGCTTTCCTCGCGGCACGCGCGGTAGAAGTCCCGCCACTCGGCGCGCTCCCGCACAACGGTCTCCAGGTACTCGTCCCACGCCACGCCGTCGGAAACCCGGTCCTGCACGACCGCGCCCTGGATCCCGGAAGCGACGTCGCCCGGCGTGAGCTGGCCGTCACCGAAGTGCGCCGCGAGCGCGATGCCGTTGGTGATCACCGAGATGGCCTCAGCGGTGCTGAGCGTGCCGCTGGGCGACTTCACCTTCGTCTTGCCGTCCTCGGTCACCCCGGAACGCAGTTCCCGGAAGACCGTGACCACGCGCCGGATCTCGGTGATGCTCGCCGGAACCTCGGGCAGGTCCAGCGACCGGCCGAGCTGCTCGACCCGGCGGCTGACGATCTCGACCTCGTCGTTGGCGGAGTCGGGAACCGGCAGCACCACCGTGTTGAACCGGCGCCGCAGGGCGCTCGACAGGTCGTTGACGCCGCGGTCGCGGTCGTTGGCGGTGGCGATCAGGTTGAACCCGCGCTGCGCCTGCACCTCGGTGCCCAGCTCGGCCACCGGCAGGGTCTTCTCGGACAGCACGGTGATCAGCGCGTCCTGGACGTCGGACGGCATCCGGGTGAGCTCCTCGACCCGGGCGATGGAGCCGCGCGCCATGGCGGTCATGATCGGGCTGGGCACGAGGGCTTCCTCGGATGGCCCCTCGGCGAGCAGCCGGGCGTAGTTCCAGCTGTAGCGGATGGCCTCCTCAGCGGTACCGGCGGTGCCCTGCACCAGCAGCGTGGAGTCGCCCGAGATCGCGGCGGCGAGGTGCTCCGACAGCCAGGTCTTTGCGGTGCCGGGCACGCCGATCAGCAGCAGCGCGCGGTCGGTGGCCAGGGTGGAGACGGCCACCTCGATCACCCGGCGGGCTCCGATGTACTTGGGGGTGATCTCGGTGCCGTCGGCCAGCGTGCCGCCAAGCAGGTACTGGGCGACGGCCCACGGGGAGAGGTGCCAGCCCGGAGGGCGCTGCCGGTCGTCGGACTTCGCCAGCGCCTCGATCTCGGCGGCGTAGGTCTGTTCCGCGTGTGGCCGCAGCGCCTCGGCGGCGGACGAGGACAGGGGGGTGGCAGCGGTCAACGGATCTCCTTGTGCATCTCGTGGCAGGAACCCGCGGTGTGGCCGTCAGGCGGGCTTCCATGGGGACATTCTCCGGGGTGGGGACGACATTTGCGGTCCGGTTCGCAACGCGGTCAAGCGCGCGGGTGGCATGGCCGAAGACCAGCTCAGGGCGGCCGCGGCGGGTGGGTCCGGGGTGTCGGGCAACGCTGCCCGGTTCATCCCCGCCAGCGCCGCGGACAGCAGGCGCCGCCACGTGTCGGCGCTCGGCGAGGCGTCCTCGGTCACGGTCTCGGGCCTCCCAATCCGGGGCGGCGCCGAACACTGCGGCGCACCGGTCACCCGAACTCCGCGTGCATCTCGTGCCGGAACCGCAGTGCCGCCTCCAAATGGACGACGGAGGTGTCGGTCTCGGCCGACACGGGGGTGTAGCGCTCGTACATGGCGGGCGGCATGGCGAGGGACGCCTCGTAGCAGAGCTGGGGCAGGGAGTTGTTCCGGCTGTCGGGCACCGCCCATTCCGCGATGAGCTCGGCGACGCGCTCGCTCAGCTCCTCGGTCCAGTTGGGGCCGGCGAGCCCGATAAGACCGGAGTAATGGCCGTGGAGCGCCCTCTTGGGTGCGTCCGCGAGCATGCGCGCCACATGAGCGCACCGCTCCTCGACCGGCAGGAGGCTCAACAACGTCCGGAAATCGGGGGTCTGGCCGCGCCGTGCCCGGGGGCTCTGGTTGAGCACCGCGATCGCGGGCAGCAGGGCGCGGGCCCACTCCGGGTCCTCCTGGACCCTGGCGGCGTTGGCGAGACCGCTGAGCAAGTCCCACTCCTCAGCCTCGGCGGCGAGCGCCCCGATCTCGGCCGGGGACACTCCCAGCTGCTCCGGCCAGAAGCGCAATGGAGTGTGCGTGACCAGCGCCCACAGCCACTCACCGCTCACATCGGTGGAATCCTTCCCCTTGGCCCTGGTGACCAGCGCCAGGTCACGCGCGAGACCGGAATCGGTGGGCTTTGGCGCGGCCACCCGCAGCGGGTGGTCCCCGCCCCTGTTGGGGGCGCCCCGCCACACGTAGTGTCGCGCGTGCGCGCACAACCGCTCGGCGTGCGCGCTGCTGGGCAGCCGTGTCACAAGGGCGAGGGCCGTGCCGCGCACGGTGGCGCCACGGTCGTCGAGCGCCCGCTCCAGGAACGGCTCGTCC includes the following:
- a CDS encoding DUF5691 domain-containing protein; its protein translation is MTEGDSQRTDTWQQLVSTALVGVNRRAVPETPGLPSAPASERAAELLDRAAAATVQQRAGYVPGTATPLPPAPADKPAVPDAAARRLDAVLAGDYTRFGLQDTNGMGERLLSEWLDIAAAREMRFPADTIPRMLDAGYADRDLRPAIVATAGTRGRWLAQFNPKWHYVTEYSAPDDRFDAGVWEHGTHAERRRALAAARAQEPARARELLEEVWSGEKAERRRELLLTLETNLSAEDEPFLERALDDRGATVRGTALALVTRLPSSAHAERLCAHARHYVWRGAPNRGGDHPLRVAAPKPTDSGLARDLALVTRAKGKDSTDVSGEWLWALVTHTPLRFWPEQLGVSPAEIGALAAEAEEWDLLSGLANAARVQEDPEWARALLPAIAVLNQSPRARRGQTPDFRTLLSLLPVEERCAHVARMLADAPKRALHGHYSGLIGLAGPNWTEELSERVAELIAEWAVPDSRNNSLPQLCYEASLAMPPAMYERYTPVSAETDTSVVHLEAALRFRHEMHAEFG
- a CDS encoding VWA domain-containing protein, with product MTTAESPADTGTASEPDERLRRWRLVLGGAAAQQGASASAGLSDTDARMDEALGALYDRKDGGEGRSGNDRTAGLGSSAPKVARWLGDIRTYFPSPVVRVMQTDAMERLGLRQLLLEPEMLESVEPDVHLVGTLLSLNRVMPQEARESARGVVRRVVQDLENRLRDKTRSVVQGALDRSSRTHRPRRVADIDWNRTIRRNLANYLPEHRTIVPETLVGYGRRSQGVQRHVVLAIDQSGSMASSVVYSSVFAAVLASMRTLRTSLVVFDTSVVDMTEELTDPVEVLFGTQLGGGTDINRAIAYCQGLITRPSESVFVLISDLYEGGIRAEMLQRVAALTASGAQVVVLLALSDEGAPSYDRQNAAALAALGVPAFACTPEAFPELMAAAIQGQPLTAWVERHQGEDQD
- a CDS encoding ATP-binding protein; the protein is MTAATPLSSSAAEALRPHAEQTYAAEIEALAKSDDRQRPPGWHLSPWAVAQYLLGGTLADGTEITPKYIGARRVIEVAVSTLATDRALLLIGVPGTAKTWLSEHLAAAISGDSTLLVQGTAGTAEEAIRYSWNYARLLAEGPSEEALVPSPIMTAMARGSIARVEELTRMPSDVQDALITVLSEKTLPVAELGTEVQAQRGFNLIATANDRDRGVNDLSSALRRRFNTVVLPVPDSANDEVEIVSRRVEQLGRSLDLPEVPASITEIRRVVTVFRELRSGVTEDGKTKVKSPSGTLSTAEAISVITNGIALAAHFGDGQLTPGDVASGIQGAVVQDRVSDGVAWDEYLETVVRERAEWRDFYRACREESA
- a CDS encoding DUF5682 family protein — protein: MAGTTTRAASGSVHILGIRHHGPGSARAVRAALEELKPDTVLIEGPPEADSLTGLVGGTEPPVALLAYQPDEPAKSAFWPFAVFSPEWQALRYANDHGVPVRFCDLPASVTLAERHDKDGKRTTDADGDDTGAPGEPDSPDDPGGAENDAKRRARLDPLGVLAEAAGYDDAERWWDDVIEQRGDSEPAPFSAITEAMTAVRAELAPEPDEREARREAHMRQTMRAALKEGCERLAVVCGAWHAPALSDLQATTATADRALLRGLPKVKTTATWVPWTHGRLASASGYGAGVTAPGWYHHLFTASDRPIHRWLTDAARVLREEDQPVSSAHVIEAVRLAETLATVRGRPLAGLSEVAEATSAVLCEGEEARARLVHQRMVVGERLGSVPEDTPMVPLQRDLAATQRALQFKPEALSKQVTLDLRKERQRGRSVLLHRLRLIGVEWGVPARDQVRSRGTFRESWTVQWSPELDVSLIEASRWGTTLVGAATAKAHDIADSAELPGLTDLTERCLLAELTDALPEVLDAVARRAAVDRDVTHLMGALPPLARSSRYGDVRGTDAAALHKVADELLRRVCAGLAPAVVNLDDDAAETMVGLVDAVHTASPLLGADAERRWLDALDALATREAAPGLVAGRAHRILHDSGRLDSATVRRRLGLTVSRAGDPAHAAAWLEGFLSGSGLILVHDHELLAVIDTWLAELSTDAFTSVLPLLRRTFGGFAAPERRAIGESVARPRVARANGDQHASTGPQLDTQRAAPAVATVAAVIGG